In Chloroflexota bacterium, one genomic interval encodes:
- a CDS encoding fumarylacetoacetate hydrolase family protein: MKLRLVRLTAFGELRVPYSVAVEHEGQWIPLLPALYRLDNTDLAAGQNPHDYPTLQRTATDLIAFLQAGEEARTEAARLVEVMAERGETFGDAYDPAPILPFKPLSFRDFMLYEQHVINAGKGLVKRFLPKMWKPLALYEKLTGKPHPKLRPKPIWYEKPIYYMGSHINFYTEGETIPWPGYTRALDYELELGVVIARPIYNATPQEALEAIGGFVVINDFSARDVQYPEMMSGFGPVKAKNFANGMSAVVVTADEVLPHVEALTARVTVNGTPWGEGTTAGPQHSLGEMVAYASLGEKVLPGEVMATGTIPGCSGMETGQWLSPGDEIVLEIERVGTLRNIIGQPG; the protein is encoded by the coding sequence ATGAAACTCCGCCTTGTGCGCCTGACGGCTTTTGGCGAACTCCGTGTGCCCTATTCGGTCGCGGTGGAACACGAAGGGCAGTGGATTCCGCTGCTACCTGCCCTCTATCGGTTGGATAACACCGACCTTGCCGCCGGGCAAAACCCTCACGATTACCCCACCCTCCAGCGCACCGCCACCGACCTCATCGCCTTCCTGCAGGCGGGGGAAGAGGCCCGCACCGAGGCTGCCCGCCTGGTGGAAGTGATGGCCGAGCGGGGCGAAACCTTTGGCGACGCCTACGACCCGGCCCCCATCTTGCCCTTCAAACCGCTTTCCTTCCGCGATTTCATGCTCTACGAGCAGCATGTCATCAACGCAGGCAAGGGGCTGGTGAAACGCTTCCTGCCCAAAATGTGGAAGCCGCTTGCCCTCTACGAAAAACTGACCGGCAAGCCGCACCCCAAACTGCGCCCCAAGCCCATCTGGTACGAGAAACCCATCTACTACATGGGCAGCCACATCAACTTCTACACTGAAGGCGAGACCATCCCGTGGCCGGGCTACACCCGCGCTTTGGACTACGAACTGGAACTCGGTGTGGTGATTGCCCGCCCGATTTACAACGCCACCCCGCAAGAGGCGCTGGAAGCCATCGGCGGCTTCGTGGTCATCAACGATTTCAGCGCCCGTGACGTGCAATACCCTGAAATGATGAGCGGCTTTGGCCCGGTGAAGGCCAAGAACTTTGCCAACGGCATGAGCGCGGTAGTCGTGACTGCCGATGAGGTGCTGCCCCATGTGGAAGCCCTCACCGCGCGCGTCACGGTCAACGGCACCCCGTGGGGCGAAGGCACCACCGCGGGGCCGCAGCACAGCCTCGGCGAAATGGTGGCCTACGCCTCGCTGGGCGAGAAAGTGCTGCCGGGCGAAGTGATGGCGACGGGCACCATTCCGGGCTGCAGCGGCATGGAAACCGGGCAGTGGCTTTCCCCGGGCGACGAAATCGTGCTGGAAATCGAGCGCGTCGGCACCCTGCGGAACATCATTGGCCAGCCGGGGTGA
- a CDS encoding enoyl-CoA hydratase (Catalyzes the reversible hydration of unsaturated fatty acyl-CoA to beta-hydroxyacyl-CoA) — protein MSTYETILTEVHDRVGLIRLNRPRAFNALNSQLMHELTDALAAFDVDDAIGAIVITGNARVFAAGADIKEMSAATPVDMLTSGYIDLFDQIRKVSKPIIAAVSGFALGGGFELAMTCDMIVASESAQFGQPEINLGIIPGAGGTQRLTRTVGKYLAMEMVLNDRRLSAEEAARFGLVNRVVPVERYLDEALELAQQLAARAPIALRIAKEAVNKALETPLTEGLAYERRVFYLLFATEDQKEGMSAFLEKRKPEWKGK, from the coding sequence ATGAGCACCTATGAAACCATCCTGACCGAAGTCCATGACCGTGTGGGGTTGATTCGCCTCAACCGGCCGCGGGCGTTCAACGCGCTCAACAGCCAGTTGATGCATGAACTGACCGACGCTCTGGCGGCTTTCGACGTCGACGATGCCATTGGGGCTATTGTGATTACCGGCAACGCGCGCGTCTTTGCCGCCGGCGCCGACATCAAGGAAATGTCGGCTGCCACGCCGGTGGATATGCTCACCAGCGGCTACATTGACCTTTTTGACCAGATTCGCAAAGTGAGCAAGCCCATCATCGCGGCGGTGTCGGGGTTTGCCCTGGGCGGCGGTTTTGAACTTGCCATGACTTGCGACATGATTGTGGCTTCCGAGAGCGCCCAATTTGGCCAGCCGGAAATCAACCTTGGCATTATTCCGGGCGCAGGCGGCACTCAGCGGCTGACCCGCACGGTGGGCAAATATCTGGCGATGGAAATGGTGCTCAACGACCGCCGCCTGAGCGCCGAGGAAGCCGCCCGCTTCGGGCTGGTGAACCGCGTCGTGCCCGTCGAGCGCTACCTGGACGAGGCGCTGGAACTGGCGCAGCAACTCGCCGCCCGGGCACCCATTGCCCTCCGCATTGCCAAAGAAGCCGTCAACAAGGCGCTGGAAACCCCGCTGACCGAGGGGCTGGCCTATGAGCGGCGGGTGTTTTATCTGCTCTTTGCCACCGAGGACCAGAAAGAAGGCATGAGCGCTTTCCTGGAAAAGCGCAAGCCCGAGTGGAAGGGCAAGTAA
- a CDS encoding SDR family oxidoreductase: MELDNQLAFVLGAGRGDGRAAALSLAEAGAFVACFDFSPMHAEQTVQEIIARGGRAKAYSGDVIKKIALQTVFNQIADDFGEERIDILVSAVDVAPKAHMLRLDEWDWHRALDSNLSLPFLAAQVAARIMQTHGGGAMVFLGAQPDQPDSVVYQAGKAGLLALVRHAARVLEPSHIRVHMIWPDRASAPPDAVSFAEAVRQAGEAAPTTVGEMVRWLVSPAHADRSGLVLVP, from the coding sequence ATGGAACTGGACAACCAACTTGCTTTTGTGCTCGGTGCCGGGCGGGGCGATGGCCGCGCGGCCGCGTTGAGCCTGGCTGAAGCGGGCGCTTTTGTCGCCTGTTTCGACTTCAGCCCCATGCACGCCGAACAAACCGTGCAGGAAATCATCGCGCGCGGGGGGCGCGCGAAGGCTTATAGCGGCGATGTCATCAAGAAAATTGCCCTCCAAACCGTGTTCAACCAAATTGCCGACGACTTCGGCGAGGAACGCATTGACATTTTGGTGAGCGCGGTGGATGTTGCCCCCAAAGCCCACATGTTGCGCCTGGATGAATGGGACTGGCACCGTGCTCTGGATAGCAACCTTTCCCTTCCTTTCCTGGCTGCGCAGGTTGCGGCGCGCATCATGCAAACCCACGGCGGCGGGGCGATGGTTTTCCTCGGTGCGCAGCCCGACCAGCCCGACAGCGTGGTCTATCAGGCCGGGAAAGCCGGGCTGCTGGCCCTGGTACGCCATGCGGCGCGGGTGCTGGAGCCTTCCCACATTCGCGTGCACATGATCTGGCCTGACCGCGCCAGCGCGCCGCCCGATGCTGTGTCGTTTGCCGAAGCCGTCCGCCAGGCCGGAGAGGCTGCCCCCACCACCGTCGGCGAGATGGTGCGCTGGCTGGTTTCGCCGGCGCACGCGGACCGTTCTGGCCTGGTGCTCGTGCCCTGA
- a CDS encoding YbaK/EbsC family protein, with protein METLTADDLEAWLRRHGVAAEVVRLHAPTPTVQAAADVLGVSVDQILKTVVFWAAGEPVLVVARGTGRIETRRLAQYLGIGRKKVRVARPEEVLEATGYPAGAVPPCGHRSPLRTLVDARVLHLSVAYAGGGAHNALLRITPEALLEATHAEVVALQT; from the coding sequence GTGGAAACACTGACGGCTGACGACCTGGAAGCCTGGCTTCGCCGCCACGGCGTTGCGGCTGAAGTGGTGCGCCTGCACGCGCCGACGCCCACCGTGCAGGCTGCGGCGGATGTGCTGGGCGTCTCGGTGGACCAGATTCTCAAAACCGTGGTCTTTTGGGCCGCGGGTGAGCCGGTGCTGGTGGTTGCCCGAGGCACCGGGCGGATTGAGACGCGCCGGCTGGCGCAGTATCTGGGCATCGGGCGCAAAAAGGTGCGTGTCGCTCGCCCTGAAGAGGTTTTGGAAGCCACAGGCTACCCCGCGGGGGCGGTGCCGCCATGCGGGCACCGCAGCCCGTTGCGCACGCTGGTGGATGCCCGTGTGTTGCATCTGTCGGTGGCTTATGCCGGCGGCGGCGCGCACAATGCTTTGTTGCGCATTACCCCTGAAGCCCTGCTGGAAGCCACCCACGCCGAGGTGGTGGCGCTGCAAACCTGA
- the amrA gene encoding AmmeMemoRadiSam system protein A, which yields MSEQTHRLTEEEGQRLIEMARAALEAGVRGKPLPPVPPNLPPRLWEPGAAFVTLRTRADGRLRGCIGSIVATRPLVEDVRTHAIDAALHDPRFPPVTPPELPGLALEVSYLTPLQPLEYRSPEELLTKLRPQVDGVLLRDGWRQATFLPQVWQSLPHPVDFLTHLCLKMGAEPTCWQRPLEVFTYQVQAFQEPGYWEAD from the coding sequence ATGAGTGAACAAACCCACCGACTCACGGAAGAAGAAGGTCAACGCTTGATCGAAATGGCTCGTGCGGCGCTGGAAGCCGGCGTGCGGGGAAAGCCACTGCCGCCCGTGCCCCCCAATTTGCCGCCGCGCCTGTGGGAACCCGGCGCGGCCTTCGTAACCCTGCGAACCCGCGCCGATGGCCGCCTGCGGGGCTGCATCGGCAGCATCGTTGCCACCCGCCCCCTGGTGGAAGACGTCCGCACCCACGCCATTGACGCAGCCTTGCACGACCCGCGCTTCCCGCCGGTGACGCCGCCGGAACTGCCCGGCCTGGCGCTGGAAGTTTCGTACCTCACCCCCCTCCAACCGCTGGAATATCGCTCGCCGGAAGAACTGCTGACCAAACTCCGCCCGCAGGTTGACGGGGTGTTGCTGCGCGATGGCTGGCGGCAGGCCACTTTTCTTCCGCAGGTGTGGCAAAGCCTGCCGCATCCTGTGGATTTCCTCACCCACCTCTGCCTGAAGATGGGCGCCGAACCGACGTGCTGGCAACGCCCGCTGGAGGTGTTCACCTACCAGGTGCAGGCCTTCCAGGAACCGGGATATTGGGAAGCCGACTAA
- a CDS encoding cobalamin-binding protein — MPTQAPPSPTPLPPTATPIPPSPTPTPIVVKDGLGNTITLEAPPKRIVSLAPSITESLFAIGAGKQVVARDDNSKYPEAAAKLPSVGSLWGNFPLEAIVAQKPDLVIAAEITSPDQVKQMQDAGLTVFWVANPKTLDDLYTALRTLAKITGHEKEAEKLIAQMQERVQTVEDSLKDVTDEPLVFYELDATDPANPYTAGPGTFISTLIQMAKGKNVGDALSKPWAQISTEELVKQNPDIILLADAPYGVTSESVAKRAGWDAIKAVKDGKVYPFDPNLLSVPGPRLVDGLETLAVMLHPDVFCAQDLTKHLEQNLVGAVCQP; from the coding sequence GTGCCCACCCAGGCGCCGCCTTCCCCGACGCCGTTGCCCCCCACCGCGACCCCCATCCCGCCCTCACCCACGCCGACGCCCATCGTGGTGAAAGACGGCCTGGGCAACACCATCACCCTTGAGGCCCCTCCCAAGCGCATCGTTTCCCTCGCACCCTCCATCACCGAAAGCCTGTTCGCCATTGGGGCCGGGAAGCAGGTGGTGGCACGCGACGACAATTCCAAGTACCCCGAAGCCGCGGCCAAACTGCCCAGCGTGGGCAGCCTGTGGGGGAACTTCCCGCTCGAAGCCATCGTCGCCCAGAAGCCCGACCTGGTCATTGCCGCCGAAATCACCTCTCCCGATCAGGTCAAGCAAATGCAAGATGCCGGCCTGACCGTTTTCTGGGTTGCCAACCCTAAAACCCTGGATGACCTCTACACCGCCCTGCGCACGCTGGCAAAAATCACCGGGCACGAAAAAGAGGCCGAGAAACTGATCGCCCAGATGCAGGAACGCGTGCAGACCGTCGAAGACTCGCTCAAAGACGTCACCGACGAACCGCTGGTGTTCTATGAACTGGATGCCACGGATCCGGCCAACCCCTACACCGCCGGCCCTGGCACCTTCATTTCCACACTCATCCAAATGGCAAAAGGCAAGAACGTGGGCGATGCGCTCTCGAAGCCCTGGGCGCAAATCAGCACCGAAGAACTGGTGAAGCAAAACCCCGACATCATCCTGCTGGCCGATGCGCCCTATGGCGTCACCTCCGAATCCGTCGCCAAGCGCGCCGGCTGGGATGCCATCAAAGCCGTCAAAGACGGCAAAGTGTACCCCTTCGACCCCAACTTGCTGAGCGTTCCCGGGCCGCGGCTGGTGGATGGCCTGGAAACCCTCGCGGTGATGCTGCACCCCGATGTGTTCTGCGCCCAAGACCTGACCAAGCACCTCGAGCAGAACCTCGTCGGTGCGGTGTGCCAACCGTAA
- a CDS encoding iron ABC transporter permease — MRSSFRRALFLNFSVLALALVLSVAVGSVSIPLRDLARLLWAGVRGAPLPADVPSFMAVIVFKLRLPHTALVLLTGAALGSSGAAYQGVFRNPLADPYLLGVASGAGLGAVAAIALQGESLTAGGFLVPGAAFVGALLTVALVYALARVDGYVPTSTLILAGVALGALASALTSFLMLQSQGTLQRAIVYLLGGAPLSGWKPVLAVLPYWLVGEAILLASGHPLNVLQFGEDQAQQLGLNAGRAKLLILGAASLVTAAAVAFAGIIGFVGLVVPHIARLLWGEDYRRLIPLSLLGGASVLLLSDLLARTLLAPQTLPVGIVTALFGAPFFLWVLQRAKK; from the coding sequence ATGCGTTCTTCTTTCAGGCGTGCACTTTTCCTCAACTTCAGCGTGCTTGCCCTTGCCCTGGTCCTAAGCGTTGCGGTCGGCTCGGTAAGCATTCCGCTGCGAGATTTGGCGCGCCTGCTGTGGGCAGGGGTGCGTGGCGCACCCCTGCCCGCCGACGTGCCCTCGTTCATGGCGGTCATCGTGTTCAAACTGCGCCTGCCGCACACAGCCTTAGTGCTGCTCACCGGTGCGGCGTTGGGTAGCAGCGGCGCGGCCTACCAGGGTGTGTTCCGCAACCCCTTAGCCGACCCTTACCTGCTGGGTGTGGCATCGGGCGCGGGCCTGGGCGCCGTCGCCGCGATTGCCCTTCAGGGGGAAAGCCTGACCGCAGGCGGCTTTCTCGTCCCAGGGGCGGCGTTTGTGGGCGCACTGCTCACGGTGGCGTTGGTGTATGCCCTGGCGCGGGTCGATGGCTACGTGCCGACCTCGACGCTCATCCTCGCGGGGGTGGCGTTGGGCGCGCTGGCCTCGGCGCTCACCTCGTTCCTCATGCTTCAATCGCAGGGCACGCTCCAGCGGGCCATCGTGTACCTGCTCGGCGGCGCACCGCTCAGCGGCTGGAAACCCGTCCTTGCCGTGTTGCCTTACTGGCTGGTCGGGGAAGCCATTCTGCTGGCCTCGGGCCACCCTCTCAACGTCCTTCAATTTGGGGAAGACCAGGCCCAGCAACTCGGCCTGAATGCCGGGCGCGCCAAACTTCTGATTCTGGGCGCGGCTTCCCTGGTCACTGCAGCAGCAGTGGCCTTTGCGGGCATCATCGGCTTTGTGGGGCTGGTGGTTCCCCACATCGCGCGGCTGCTCTGGGGCGAAGACTACCGCCGCCTCATCCCGCTTTCCCTTTTGGGCGGGGCCAGCGTGCTTTTGCTTTCCGACCTGCTGGCGCGCACCCTGTTGGCGCCCCAAACCCTGCCGGTGGGCATCGTGACAGCCCTCTTCGGCGCGCCGTTCTTCCTGTGGGTGCTTCAGCGCGCCAAGAAATGA
- a CDS encoding ABC transporter ATP-binding protein — MNDAMSLQIRDVIAGYGEREILHRVSLEVARGEVVALAGPNGAGKSTLVRVISGVLRPKHGAVQWEGADLLELPPRERARLVAVVPQAHHLPPMFTVRQAVALGRTAYLSWLGALGESDHAAVERALAQTDLLPLAERPLGHLSGGEQQRVLLARALAQETPLLLLDEPTTHLDLRHQANILGLVRRLSRARRMAVLMVVHDLNLASRFADRLALFAEGRVVRVGAPAEVLTAETVWQVYGTPVEIWRNGDGRPVVYLKTPSAPQNAETLQT; from the coding sequence ATGAATGATGCCATGAGCCTACAAATTCGCGATGTGATTGCCGGGTACGGCGAGCGGGAAATTTTGCACCGCGTGAGCCTGGAAGTGGCGCGCGGCGAAGTCGTGGCGCTGGCCGGGCCCAACGGTGCCGGCAAGAGCACGCTGGTACGGGTAATCAGCGGTGTGCTGCGCCCGAAGCATGGCGCGGTGCAGTGGGAAGGCGCGGACCTGCTGGAATTGCCGCCGCGCGAGCGCGCCCGCCTGGTGGCGGTGGTGCCGCAGGCCCATCACCTGCCGCCGATGTTTACCGTGCGCCAGGCGGTGGCGCTGGGGCGCACGGCTTACCTTTCGTGGCTGGGCGCCTTAGGGGAAAGCGACCACGCCGCAGTTGAGCGCGCCCTGGCCCAAACCGATTTGCTCCCCCTCGCGGAGCGACCGCTGGGACACCTTTCCGGCGGCGAACAGCAGCGCGTGCTGCTGGCACGCGCGCTGGCGCAGGAAACGCCCCTCCTCTTGCTCGACGAGCCGACCACCCACCTCGACCTGCGGCACCAGGCCAACATTCTGGGGCTGGTGCGCCGCCTGAGCCGCGCACGCCGCATGGCCGTGCTGATGGTGGTACATGACCTCAACCTGGCTTCTCGCTTTGCCGACCGGCTGGCGCTGTTTGCCGAGGGGCGCGTCGTGCGCGTGGGTGCGCCTGCCGAGGTGCTGACCGCCGAAACCGTGTGGCAGGTTTATGGCACGCCCGTGGAAATCTGGCGCAACGGCGACGGGCGGCCGGTGGTCTACCTCAAAACCCCCTCTGCACCGCAAAACGCCGAAACCCTGCAAACGTGA
- the cobT gene encoding nicotinate-nucleotide--dimethylbenzimidazole phosphoribosyltransferase, with protein sequence MTDLSFTPKFAIPPLDEAAARAAQARQAQLTKPAGSLGRLEDLAIRLAAMTGEATPRLEHKVVLVFAADHGVTAEGVSAYPAEVTAQMVLNFVHGGAAISVLSRFTHSRLKVVDVGVAADLPPAPNLLARKIAPGTGNIVREPAMSREQAWAALEAGADVVAEEAEEGLDILVLGEMGIGNTTAAAAVACALGGFPPEELVGRGTGIDNARRQHKVAVVQRALARAAVSPTDPIGVLEHLGGYEIGAMAGAMLAAAQRRVPILLDGFIATAAAMLAAALAPDIRHYLIAAHLSEEQGHGQMLDFLGMEPLLQLNMRLGEGSGAALALPIVEAATRLHAEMATFSEAGVAEKVAA encoded by the coding sequence ATGACCGACCTCTCCTTCACCCCCAAATTTGCCATTCCCCCGCTCGACGAGGCGGCAGCCCGGGCCGCGCAAGCCCGCCAGGCGCAACTCACCAAGCCCGCGGGCAGCCTGGGGCGGCTGGAAGACCTCGCCATCCGCCTCGCGGCGATGACAGGCGAAGCGACCCCACGCCTGGAGCACAAGGTGGTGCTGGTGTTCGCCGCCGACCACGGCGTCACCGCGGAAGGCGTCAGCGCCTACCCCGCAGAAGTGACAGCGCAAATGGTGCTCAACTTCGTGCACGGTGGCGCGGCCATCAGCGTGCTTTCCCGCTTCACCCACAGCCGCCTCAAGGTGGTGGATGTCGGCGTGGCAGCCGACCTGCCGCCCGCGCCCAACCTGCTGGCGCGCAAAATCGCCCCCGGCACGGGCAACATCGTCCGCGAGCCTGCCATGAGCCGCGAGCAAGCCTGGGCTGCCCTGGAAGCCGGGGCCGACGTCGTGGCCGAGGAAGCCGAAGAGGGGCTGGATATCCTCGTGCTGGGCGAAATGGGCATCGGGAACACAACCGCCGCGGCCGCGGTGGCCTGCGCGCTCGGCGGCTTCCCGCCGGAGGAGCTCGTGGGGCGCGGCACCGGCATTGACAACGCCAGACGCCAACACAAGGTCGCCGTGGTGCAACGCGCCTTAGCGCGGGCTGCTGTTTCGCCCACCGACCCCATTGGTGTGTTGGAACACCTGGGCGGCTACGAAATCGGCGCCATGGCCGGGGCCATGCTGGCCGCGGCCCAGCGGCGCGTGCCCATTTTGCTGGACGGTTTCATCGCCACAGCCGCCGCGATGCTCGCCGCAGCCCTTGCCCCCGACATCCGCCATTACCTGATCGCAGCCCACCTTTCCGAAGAACAAGGCCACGGCCAGATGTTGGACTTCCTTGGCATGGAGCCGCTGCTACAATTGAACATGCGCCTGGGCGAAGGCAGTGGCGCGGCGCTGGCGCTGCCCATCGTGGAAGCCGCGACGCGCCTGCACGCCGAGATGGCGACCTTCAGCGAAGCCGGCGTTGCCGAAAAGGTCGCCGCATGA
- the cobS gene encoding adenosylcobinamide-GDP ribazoletransferase: protein MMAAWRRLARGWGAAVRFLTVLPWGRWEADAPEDLGCAAALFPLVGALIGLGVAGTRAAVLALGASPALAAALALVAWVALTGGLHLDGLMDAADGLLGGQTAARRLEIMRDERVGAFGVLAAGLVLLTKYAALQTAPGAGVVLAATTGRWMLTTAMARFPYARPQGLGGMWHAQVTRRSWWAATAVTLAIALLWPEARLWAALAAGALAGWWLARWASRRIPGLTGDVYGGLAELTESVVLVAAAWLVAWPG, encoded by the coding sequence ATGATGGCCGCGTGGCGACGCCTGGCCCGCGGCTGGGGCGCGGCGGTGCGCTTCCTGACCGTGTTGCCATGGGGGCGGTGGGAAGCCGACGCGCCGGAAGATCTCGGCTGCGCGGCGGCGCTCTTCCCGCTGGTGGGGGCGCTGATAGGGCTGGGTGTGGCGGGAACCCGGGCTGCCGTGCTTGCCCTGGGCGCCTCGCCCGCCCTGGCCGCGGCGCTGGCTTTAGTGGCCTGGGTTGCCCTTACCGGCGGCCTGCACCTGGACGGCTTGATGGATGCCGCCGACGGCCTGCTCGGCGGCCAAACAGCGGCCCGGCGGCTGGAAATCATGCGCGATGAGCGCGTGGGCGCTTTTGGCGTGCTGGCGGCAGGGTTGGTTTTGCTGACCAAATACGCCGCGCTGCAAACCGCACCCGGGGCGGGGGTGGTGCTGGCCGCCACCACAGGCCGCTGGATGCTCACCACCGCGATGGCGCGCTTTCCCTACGCCCGCCCCCAGGGGCTGGGTGGCATGTGGCATGCCCAGGTCACGCGACGCTCGTGGTGGGCAGCAACCGCCGTCACGCTCGCGATCGCGCTGCTCTGGCCGGAAGCGCGTTTATGGGCCGCCCTGGCGGCGGGGGCGCTGGCGGGCTGGTGGCTCGCGCGGTGGGCTTCCCGGCGCATTCCCGGCCTCACCGGCGACGTCTACGGCGGCCTGGCAGAACTCACCGAGAGCGTGGTCCTCGTCGCGGCAGCCTGGCTCGTGGCCTGGCCCGGCTAA
- the cobU gene encoding bifunctional adenosylcobinamide kinase/adenosylcobinamide-phosphate guanylyltransferase has product MPFPKTLTLILGGARSGKSSHALALARTRAQRVVFVATATAGDDEMAARIARHQAERPPQWETRELPRAVGRALEAAPPQADLLLLDDLTLLVSNVLLAAVGEADPAALAVQENARRAVDDEIEALLHAYHNLPLAWIVVSNEVGWGLVPASPLGRLYRDLLGWANRRLAAEADEVLLMVAGLPMQVK; this is encoded by the coding sequence ATGCCTTTCCCAAAAACGCTCACTTTGATTTTAGGCGGCGCGCGCAGCGGCAAATCGTCGCACGCGCTGGCGTTGGCGCGCACGCGGGCGCAGCGGGTGGTGTTTGTCGCCACGGCCACTGCGGGCGACGACGAAATGGCCGCACGCATTGCCCGTCACCAGGCCGAGCGCCCCCCACAGTGGGAGACGCGTGAACTGCCGCGCGCGGTCGGCAGGGCGCTGGAAGCCGCCCCGCCCCAGGCCGACTTGCTCTTGCTGGATGATCTCACTTTGCTGGTCAGCAACGTGTTGCTTGCCGCGGTGGGAGAAGCCGATCCCGCCGCGCTGGCCGTGCAGGAGAACGCCCGCCGCGCGGTGGACGATGAAATAGAAGCCTTGCTCCACGCCTACCACAACCTGCCGCTGGCATGGATTGTCGTTTCCAACGAAGTGGGGTGGGGGTTGGTGCCCGCCTCACCGTTGGGGCGGCTCTACCGCGACCTGCTGGGCTGGGCCAACCGCCGCCTTGCAGCCGAGGCCGACGAGGTGCTGCTCATGGTGGCAGGCCTTCCCATGCAGGTGAAATAG
- a CDS encoding ArsR family transcriptional regulator: MFLCYHLNICSYNHANTIPGGTMAPLLETEAAERLAEMFRTLSDPTRLRLIAALQDGEVNVRQLAAMVGISESAASHQLRNLRQMRLVRARRQGREVYYALDDEHVLDLFQRGLAHIRHD, translated from the coding sequence ATGTTTTTGTGTTATCATCTGAATATCTGTTCATACAATCATGCAAATACCATCCCAGGAGGTACGATGGCTCCCCTTTTGGAAACAGAAGCCGCGGAACGGCTGGCCGAAATGTTCCGCACCCTCAGCGACCCCACCCGCCTGCGCCTCATCGCCGCCCTGCAGGATGGCGAAGTCAACGTCAGGCAACTGGCGGCGATGGTGGGCATCAGCGAGTCGGCGGCTTCCCATCAACTGCGCAACCTGCGGCAAATGCGCCTGGTGCGGGCGCGCAGGCAAGGGCGCGAGGTGTATTACGCCCTGGATGACGAACACGTCCTGGATCTGTTCCAGCGCGGGCTGGCGCACATCCGCCACGATTGA